The Anoplopoma fimbria isolate UVic2021 breed Golden Eagle Sablefish chromosome 1, Afim_UVic_2022, whole genome shotgun sequence region TGGAAGGGCGATCTGAAGAAACACATGAAGGTCCACAAGGAGCCTTTCCCTTGTGAGAAGTGCGGCAGAAGTTTTCTGGAAAAGAAGTCTTTGGAAAATCACCTCTCGCGTCACACTGCGAGCAAAGAACCCCTGCCCTTCCCCTGCACTCAGTGCAAGAGGTCGTTCCGGAAGGAGCAGTCGCTCCAGAATCACCTCAAGCGCCACGAGCGGTCGAAGCCGCCAAAGCCGTTCGCCTGCGACCAGTGCGGGAAGACCTTCCGGATCGAGCGGTCCCTGGAAAACCACCTCCTGCGCCACGAGAAATGGAAGCAGCAGTTCAAGTGCCAGCTCTGCGACAAGACCTGCAGGACGCCGGTCCAGCTGAGGTGCCACATGGCCGTGCACTCGGAGGAGCGGCCGTTCGGCTGCTCCACGTGCGGGAAGGAGTTCAAGAGCAAGGACACGCTCCGCTTCCACCAGATCGTTCACTCCAACTCCAAAAAGTACAAGTGCACCATGTGCGAGGAGACGTTCAAGTACGCCCACTCCCTGACTGTGCACAAGAGGAAACACACGGGAGTCTCGCCGTTCACGTGCACCGTGTGCAACAGGTCGTACAGGACGGGCACGGCCCTGAAAAGGCACAGTGTGGTGCACACGGGGGAGAAACCGTTCACCTGTCACATATGCGGCGCCCGGTTCAGCCTGAACAACAACCTCAAGAGGCACATCCGCATCCACACGGGGGAGAAACCGTTCACCTGCCAGGAGTGCGGCAAGAGCTTCTCGGACAACACCAAGCTGAAGTCCCACATGCTCATCCACGGCGCCAGGAAGCCGTTTATGTGCGATCTGTGCGGGAAGACCTTCCTCTTCAACTGCCGGCTGCTGATCCACCAGAAGTACGTGCACGCTGACAGGAACGAGGAGGCGGACGGCACGCAGCGCTTTTTCCAGACCAGGAAGCGGAACAAGTCGCTGGTGAAGCCGTTCAGCTGCAAAATATGCCTGAGGGGCTTCAGCGCCGCATGCTCCCTCAAGCTTCACGAGAGGGGCCACAGCGAGCACAAGGAGTTCAACTGCGGCATCTGCGGCAAGTCGTTCCACAACAAGTACTCTTTTGGCTACCACCAAAGGAGCCACGCGGGGGAGAAGCCCTTCGTCTGCGACGTGTGCGGCAAGAGGTTCTTCCACGCCGGCAGCCTGAAGCAGCACGAGCGCATCCACACGGGGGAGAAGCCGTACAAGTGCGACCAGTGCGGCAAGGCCTTCCGAACGGACGGGAACTTCTACAGGCACCTGCGGATCCACACGGGCGAGAAGCAGTTTGAGTGCCTGTACTGCCACAGGAAGTTCCACCAGTCCAACCAGCTCAAGTCCCACATGCAGATCCACACGGGGGAGAAGCTCTACTCGTGCCAGCAGTGCTCCCGGGGCTTCTCGGACTCGAGGCAGCTGAAGAAGCACAGCTGTGACGGGCCGTAGATGACGATACGCTGTGGTGCGTTGTATTAAGGGAAACCAAATGACTTGTCTGTGTTTGGCTCAGTGCCTTTAGTTTCATCTTCATGTTCTGTTGTCGGGAGCTGGTACAATTAACAAAATGAACATGCTAATTTATTGACAGATTTGTGAAAGCTTCCGTGGCAAAGGGATGTTGGTTTGTTATAAATGaatagttttttggggggcaaaAGAGTTTTCACACCTGAAGGCTCTAGTAACTCTTAGTTTTCATTAGTCTTGACAGGCTGGTAATTAATCAATAGTAAATAATACAGTTACTCTCATTCGGAGTATTGACGGTGAAGATAATTATTTATGGCATTTatagttcccttttttttctttgtctcaatAACCtcagcttttaaaaacacagatactTCTGTTTACCTGTTACAAGACATTTAagaatcacaaaaaacacatgaaaacctAAATGTCAATGTGagataatgttaatgtttgacAAATACAGCAAACGATGCCGGCTTCAGGACCTAATTTTCAGCAGCTGAAACTATTTATCTTCTCAATTTGAGTTGgtgtttaattaaagtttgAGTTAATTTTTGaatggctttttttaaagacttctTTAATCTGTACTAATTTATGTTTTGGTAATTCATAAAATCCAATGAAAGgccattaaaatgtaaatattttcaaacaaaaacatttaaattgtaaaaatgactTTCTAATGTAGAGTTCTGTGTATAATGGCATACTATTTTCTTGTTATTGCAATAAAAGAACACTTGCAATCGAAGCAACTTtcaagagttttattttgaaatatgagTTCCTTTGTGCTACTTCCACTTCCGGAACAATGGCGCCGTCTGTGCtgtctgtcagcactgttgctagGAGGCGGCTGTTAGCTCCGAAGGTAGAAAATGTCCGAAAACTTAGTGTTTTATTCAGAAACTAAGTGCATCATTGAGACCGTCATTAAGACCGCTGTCGATGTCGGAAATTCCAAAGAAGATATATTAACTACGGAGCCTGATATGAGACGTGAGGTGAGTCAAAGTGTAACGTTACTGTGACGGCATGTTAGCGGATCAGACACCCTCTGCAGCGGCGGAGGGGAGAGTGGACCAACGGAAGGAAACCACGTAGCGTAACGACAGGCGTAACAAAGATGGCggccttattattattaatacacatactatacaactacacagacaataaatacacatactatacaactacacagacaataaatacacatactatacaactacacagacaataaatacacatactatacaactacacagacaataaatacacatactatacaatacatactatacaactacacagacaataaatactatacatactatacaactacacagacaataaatacacatactatacaactacacagacaataaatacacatactatacaactacacagacaataaatacacatactatacaactacacagacaataaatacacatactatacaactacacagacaataaatacatactatacaatacacatacaataaatacatactatacaactacacagacaataaatacacatactatacaactacacagacaataaatacacatactatacaactacacagacaataaatacacatactatacaactacacagacaataaatacagacaataaatactatacaactacacagacaataaatacacatactatacaactacacagacaataaatacacatactatacatactatacaactacacagacaactacacagacaataaatacatactatacaactacacagacaataaatacacatactatacaactacacagacaataaatacacatactatacaactacacagacaataaatacacatactatacaactacacagacaataaatacacatatatacaatacaactacacagacaataaatacacataaacacagacaataaatacatactatacaactacacagaaatacaaaaaaaaagaatataaataaaaaatacacagaatattatacaactacacagacaataaaaacacatactatacaactacacagacaataaatacacatactatacaactaaaaaatgtacagtatatccacatgggggggacCTGTCAATTTAAACGGTAAAATGTCAAGTTCTAAGGGGAAACAAAGTTCCTCGTCCCTAATAAGCCCGACATCGATACTTTAACACTGGTGTAGCCTCTtattacgttttttttattatgaattgttttatctttttatgaATGGCGTCTGATACATGGTGCGTTACCGCCGTCCAGTGATATGAAGGGTGACTGACTGCTCAAAACATCCCGTACTGGAAATAAAGTGTGTGCAGCAGTGGTGGagtgaactccccactgacctcaggacagcagagtcactgcccatctttaacctcacacTCTTCactgaagtactaccctgagccttcctcctagcacttattgcattcagtTTATTAGCACTTATTTAGTAttagttgcacttattgcattcgtttatgctttagatttgttttgcacttattgactagtagttctcttgaatacctatgttgaatacacttcctgtaagtctgtTCTAAATgacaattattgttttcttggATAGTTAATTTGCCtccttttcccctgtgtcattccattttattacacataacttaatttctgaacttatttgtttggttttctttgtatgtatggattacttgggttgtcaatagcaccttggtgacgtgttcaatacttattttacccgctgtgtgtgtgtgtgtgtgtgtgtgtgtgtgtgtatatatatatatatatatatatatatatatatatatattgctgaGTTGTCAGCCGCTCCAAAGAGACATTACACATCTCAACTTCTCACATGGGTTCACTAATATAACTGATCAGGCCCAGGGAGGTGGAATTatataaaagcaaacatttgagaaaaaataattaaattaatacaaatttcTTTAATATGGCTGTCAAGTAATAATTTAGCATCTTATTTGCTTACTTTTACATCAGTCTAAACACTGTCTACCTCCTTCCAAAACTAGCTCCCTTAAAGAACTCCTAATCAAGCAAACCTGACACACGTAGCCAACCATTGcatctgtcattttaaaataattctaTTTTATAGTTATGTTAGATTTATCAGTTGAAACTCTTATTTCCAAATAATCACTATATagtgtgattgttttttatcagttttaaactagtttttggagcatcatttaaattcagttttgtCAGACTGTGCATGAGCAGTTGGTGGAAACAGCACATACTTGTGTCCaccataaatacatttaacattagTAAATCATTTATTATGTGTTGACAGCTTTATTTTAATCCTCACAGACCGATTTTGACAGCATCCTGGAAATGTTGGCACGGGAGGCAACAAGAAAGATCAACGCCATCTTCTCCCAGCTGTCCTCAACGCTGCACAACGAAAACAAGAGTCTGAAGGCCAAAGCAGTGCGTCTAGAGAGCGAGCTGAAGGTCACGACTGAAAACTTTGAAAATGCCAGAATGTGGAGGGAAAACGTCCTGAATGGCTGCCCGGTTCTGTTCGAGCAGACCGGGATGATCTTCACCTTGAAGCCCTTCGGGACGTTAAAAAGAAAGGCAGATAAAGTGACGGAGGAAGTCCCAGAAACAGCGCCCGCTGCTGGCATGGAGAGTGGACATGATGCaggtaaggaaaaaaaaatccaccacaAAACACTATCCCTATTAAAAGCTCAAGTCCTTTTGGGGAAAGTTGCGAAAATGGGATGAAGACAGGGCACTCGAAGGGAAGGGTTCCTCAAAAAAGAACAATTCATCACTACTTCTGGGATGCACTGAACAGTTCACACTAACTGTGCAGAAATATTCCCTGGCTCGCTAAAGTCCTACTCCTGTACGCCATTTCTTTTCCTAATTTAAGAAGTCATGACGCTCCCGattctgcctctgattggctggtgcTCGTTGCCTTCATTGGTTGGGTCGGTTTGGTTGAGGCATGAGGAGTGAGATTGGTTAAGAATATCagggtaagccaatcagaggcagagaagggCGGGTCATGCTTTTGCCATCTGATGGAAAACATATGGCCTCCTTTACATGCAGAACTTCTTGTCatcaaataaagttaaaaaggtTGCTAATGCTGGAGCTGAcaactttctttgtttattttgtttcataaaacagcataaaaaatgtaatgctgcaTATCAGCAACACTCTCATAACATAAAGGGGAACAACTGTATTTTTTGAAGTTTAAACAGTGAAACACTGTTAATATTCACAACCTCAAATGGATGGAAAGTTATCCCAAAACTTTCCcagattttccttttaaattatgtatatatgttttccTAAAGGAACACAGGAGAACAACTCATTGAACCACACAAAGGGGGTTACTATTCTTAGTAACTTACGTTTCATCTCTCATGACCAGACAGAAAACTATAAGGTTATTGGCACTTATGGAAGCAGCAATGATTAAGAGCATGATGATTTCACTGCACCAGAAAATATTATTTCCATCTAGTTTTGGAGGAACGTTTGACCCAGACagcatattatttttattataacaataattattaatactaatattaatactaatattaatattattgctGGAAACAGAACATTTACAGTGTTTGCAGTTGACTTACTGACggatgtgtctttgtttgtattatttactaTTAATTTCTTGTTCAGATGTTGAAGAGGCAACGAAGGAGGGCACTTTTGTAGCTGAGTCTTCAGCGGCCAATCAACGAGGtgagattttcaaaatgttatggTGAAAGTAATCCACATTAATACACAGGAAGAAGGTAACTTATTTGAATAAAGTGTTAATTTAATGATGTGTGGAATTTGACTAGGGAGTATTTTTGTTAGTTTAAACATGTAGTTGATAAGAAGTTCATCAAGTCAAATAATGATTTTGGTGCTAAAACGTCACcttttaccccccaaaaaacagtctttgcttctctttcttctgtGTGACAACTTTGATCTTTTCACTAGAAACTGCAGAGGATTCCTCCACGACGAACACGGCAGAATCTGAAAACACCGACAGCCAAAAAGCACCAGAAGCGTCTGTCAGGAGCAAAGGGAAGTCCTTTGTATGCGAAGTCTGCAACAAGAGCTTCAACCGCCGGTTTCATCTGACGAAGCACATGAACActcacagagagcagaggcCGTTCGCCTGCGACCAGTGCCCGAGGAAATTCAGGAATGGGGCGACCCTCGAGCACCACCTGCTGAGGCACGAGGAGAGGAAGTACGCCGCCTTCAAGTGCACGCTCTGCGGGAAGACGTTCAAGACCAAAATGTACCTTAAGACCCATCAGCTCGTCCACACGGATGCGAGGTCCTTCGTCTGCCCCATCTGCGGGAAGGCCTTCAAAACCAAGCACGCGCTGGGGGCCCACCAGGTCGTCCACACCGTGGAAAAGCCGCACAAGTGCTCCGAGTGCGGGGAGAGCTTCCGGTACGCGTTCACGCTGCAGTGCCACAAAAGCGTCCACACTGGGGAGCACCCTTACAAATGCTCGGTGTGCGGCAAAGCTTTCATCAGAAGGAGGTCGCTCCGGACGCACCAGTCCGTCCACAGGGGGAAGATGTTCACGTGCGAGATGTGTGGAGCGGGCTTCACCCTTCAGCACAACTTGAAGAGGCACATCCGCATCCACACGGGCGAGAAACCCTTCAAGTGTGACGTGTGCGGGAAGAGCTTCGTTCAGAACAAGCTGAAAGCGCACATGCTCCTCCACGGCGCCGCAAAGTCCTTCATGTGCGACCTGTGCGGCAAGACGTTTCTCTACAACTGCCAGCTGCAGAGGCACCAGAAAGTAACCCACGACGAAAGACACGGCCAGGTCGTCAGAAAACAAACCCGAGGCAACCGGCGAGTCATCTACCGGCAGGACAAAACCACCTTGGACATGACGCCGTTCAGCTGCGGGACCTGCCGAAAGGGCTTCAACACGGCGAGCTCGCTGAGGAGACACGAGCTCATTCACACGGGGCGGATGCAGTACAGCTGCGACGCGTGCGGGAAGTCTTTCTTCTACAAGGCCACGTACGACTACCATCGACGGATCCACTCGGGGGAGCGTCCGTTCGGCTGCGGCGTGTGCGGGAAGAGGTTCATCATCCGCCAGGCCCTCAAGTCCCACGAGCTGCAGCACTCCGGGGAGAAGCCGCACAAATGCGAGCATTGCGGCAAGGCCTTCAGGATCTACACAAACTACCTGAGGCACCTGCGGGTCCACACGGGGGAGAAGCCCTACGAGTGCGAGGTGTGCGGGGTGAGGTTCAGGCAGCTCGGACACGTCAAGTTCCACATGCAGGTCCACACGGGAGAGAGGCCGTACTCCTGCGGCGGCTGTGGACTCGGGTTTTCAGACTCGAGGCTGCTCAAGAGACACAACTGCTCCTGAGAAATCTACCAGAGACTGTTAGGGAGCGTGTCCGTGTCAGGACAAAACTTTGTTACAAAATTGTTTCTGGGAGCGTCTGTTAGAAAGCCTGAAATGTGCAATTGTACACAAAGTTTCCTCAGCTAAAGATGCAGCCAATATATAAACCTAAAAGTTGTGCGTCTAAGTAAAGGTGGAATTAAATGATATGATTCTTCagtcttttcacattttcagttttccctcagcattttattatatttcctgATATGATCGAAACAGCAAAgcacagtgaaataaatgtctgaataaaaactaaaattctCTGAATGAATtcagagttttttcttttccaataaATGCTTTATAGCTGTCCAGGTTATTacatagatttattttaaaaggaaaacaagatgATGCTCAGTCACCTGCCATCCCTGtacattacataacatacaTCATacaaatattgtagtttttacctcactgcatttatttgacagctttagtttccaATTGCTTGGTTGAAGCCtcacaaatgtgacatttgctgcttttctttgttttatgattttgaGGTTTGTACTAAGTTTTACAAACCATCAACAAACAGTAACTGGAAAAAacaatctgcagattaatttataattaaaacaatcattagttaataatttaaaatgtgctcGATCTCAAACAACTACAGTTAAAACCTGCTTTTACATCAATGTATGAGtaataaatatcacatttaaaacagtttaacagTCAGAGGGGACATGTTTCTATATTGAGTGCTTTAACTTTTAATACCgtaagtacatttagctgattatacttacatacttttacttacattacattacattacattacattacagtcatttagcagacgcttttatccaaagcgacttacaggaagtgtattcaacataggtattcaagagaactactagtcaccagaagtcataagtgcatctcctttcttaaacaagcatcttaaagcataaaccagagcaaaagtatagtgcagaggcaaattactaccaaaacaataattgcaacagactaatacgaatataataagtgctacaaactactactactacttaaggaacatttttttcaatgcaggacCTACTTCTAACAGAGTATTCTACggtgtggtattactacttctACCTAATTAAAGTATCTGAATATTTGCTCCACCACTGATGGTTGCTGAAAAAGAACCACAGTTAAGTCTgcgtgcttttattttgaaaaacatgaacTAGGAAGAGGAACATCCGTGTTGTGAGCAGCAcgactttgttttcttttaaccatAACGACAATATTGCAGATGTGcatgctgtgtgtttgattgtaaCATGATATCAGTGTGACTTGCAGCGGACAGGTGGTGCTGTGAGGATGTCAGGTGTGGAGGCCCAGGTGAGCTGCGTCCTGGAGGTGATGGTGGAAACCACGATGACAGAAATCACCAAAGTTATCGGCGGATCCGCTTCAACACATCCAGAAGTGTCTTCATGTATGAAGGAGGCGGTacgttaaactgtgtgtgtgtgtgtgtgtgtgtgtgtgtgtgtgtgtgtgtgtgtgtgtgtgtgtgtgtgtgtgtgtgtgtgtgtgtgtgtgtgtgtgtgtgtgtgtgtgtcgggctCCCTCCTTCTCTGGCGGCTGAACAGCCAGCTGATCATAGAAATAGAAGAGCTagtgctttatatatatatattatactatacaactacacagacaataaatacacatactatacaactacacagacaataaatacacatactatacaactacacagacaataaatacacatactatacaactacacagacaataaatacacatactatacaactacacagacaataaatacacatactatacaactacacagacaataaatacacatactatacaactacacagacaataaatacacatactatacaactacacagacaataaatacacatactatacaactacacagacaataaatacacatactatacaactacacagacaataaatacacatactatacaactacacagacaataaatacacatactatacaactacacagacaataaatacacatactatacaactacacagacaataaatacacatactatacaactacacagacaataaatacacatactatacaactacacagacaataaatacacatactatacaactacacagacaataaatacacatactatacaacaaaataagatagaacaggaataaaaatgtacatgtatggGGGGTTAGTTATCTTTATACAACTACAAACAATTTATGAACATACTATCACAAAataagatagaacaggaataaaaatgtacccCATGTTTAGTTATCggacaaaatggaaaataaacacGTAGCTCTGGTTTAACACAACCGAGCAGAATCCATGTTGTTCGCCATTTTGAGTTGGGCATCAGGCCCGGGCCTCTCTATCTGCTGTATGTCTAGAAGTGTCTCAGCTACAGGTCTCACTGAACCTTGACTGCTACCTGCAGGACCAAGGTCAAGCTACCAAATGTTAACTAAAAGAATATATCTAACTGTGACaggtgttttatgtttttggctCATCAAAAGCCTGCAAACCTTAGTGGAGAAATACACTGTTGCAagcaaaagtcctgcattcaaaactttactttagtaaagaCACAAAAGTAATGGCttcaaaatatacataaaagtaccaaaaatacaagtactcattatgcagaatgacacATTTGAGatcaatgtgttttatattactgGATTGTTGTTATTGATGCAGtgatgtgttcatcactttcaTTTCAGAGATGATGAAGGTGCTGCTAATTTTccttaatttacatttttaatctccctgggatcaataaagtcttgtcatatttatatatacatattcggtcatttgtttgttgattatattctgtattattcATCCGTGTCTGCAAAGTAACTTTAACAAATTTCATTAAGTACTCAATTGTTAAGTCTATTAAatgtctatatatttatttatttttaaaaactattcAGCCCAAGGTTTTGTCttcaaatagcttttttttgtcaaaacaattTGAGATGTTCCCTTTTATAATGTGCGAGCAGAGAAGAGCAGAaattcctcacatttgagaagcccgaacagcaaatgtttttgtatttatgatataatatttactttattatttatatatatatattttatatatttatatatttatatataatatttactttattatttatatatatatataataatgctatttttttattaaccaaTTTAAATTTCGATTAATTAACTCTTTATCGACTTCAGCTccataaaatgtaatgcattgaTATAGATAAAACACTAGTACATAAAATAGTCAAAATGAGCACAACCTCCACCCGCTACAACATTAACGTTCATGTACAACATACATGTTCATGCATCATTAATAACAAAATCCTTTGGtgtgatataataaaataacagactgAAAGGGGACATTCTGTATAATACTGCAAAAGTGACAAATGTACTTTTACCTTTGGCACTTTAAGTACCACTACGCTTAagtgtattttaacattgtTACTACTATTTGTacataagtattattattattattattattattattataagtaataTAGTGTTTAGATTTagtcatgtttttcttaaattgattaaaaaataattgacatataataatacatagGAAGCATACCGTTCCTAATTGATCTCTTAGTAAGAAAACAGGAATGAGGTTATTCGGAAATTGTGTAATTGCACTGCGTCCTTGCCATCATTTTATCATATGATGAGTCGGGTGCCTCTTTCCCATCAGGTGATCCAGCTCAGCGTCTTCATGACGTCTCTGGCTCGAGAAGCTGTGGAGAAGATCTGCCAGCTGTTCCTCGAgtgttcctctctgctgcagttaGAAGTATGTTGCCTTACTGCCTTGGTCTATTTGTGTTGCCATCAACTCTGGAAAATCAATCTCATCTACTGATATTATGAGGAAAAGTCACAGCATGTTTTCTTGATGCTAAAGTTGTTTTCTACTTCTTGTTGTTAGAAATTTGAACCATATCTGTACATGGCATgtagtaaaatgttttaagttcAGTCTCACTGTTCAGCAGCAAATGTTTTGCAGGAGCTTTCATTCATCTGCGAAAAAAGGAATCTCAACAACATTGATTGACTTTATTTCTTTCTATAACCTTTGATGAAATTATCCTAGTGGTGCAGCAAACAATAATTTTCATTATCTTAGCATTTTCTCTATTGTTCGCTTCAATGTTTGCTCTATAAAACGGCAGAAATAGTGCCAGCACAAAATTTCCTTAGGTCCCTGAAATTGCTTAGTTCTTACAACCAACTGTACAAAAGCTAAATATATTATTGTCTAATGAatttttacatttgagaagctggaagcaGCAAATTTTGGGGCATTTCTGCTTGAAAAAAAGGGTAGTTTCTTCTGAAGTTACAAATCAATTAAATGTCTAATTGTTTTAACTCTTGATGTTCCACAGTAGTGGCCATGCAAGTGTTAATCCTGATAAAAAAAGTACTGTGACCAAATTTCAGCATGTGAGAAGAAACAGTTGAAACAAAGAGGTCTTTGATTGTATCATTTTGTTTGtcccttcaaaataagataatGACCAAGAGAAGGAACAGTCTTTACTGTCATTGAAGTAGAACTGTAATGTTTTAACAATGTAACTTTTCTGGTTAGAAAATTTAGCTTGCGCACGAACCTTTACAATAACCTTTTAAGATCTAAAAATTGTTGCATTTCAAATATATTCTGAATATTAAAGGGATGGTATACAAACTGTTTTATATCATCTCACAACACAGATCGCCACATTTCCCAGTCCCATAGCTGAAAATCATAGCCATAAAGTTGTCACTTTCTCCATTTGTCCTGATTTCTATTTAAAAAGTCTGTCTTTGTAGGTGACGCAGGGTGTTGTAGAGATCGAGGACCTGAGGAAGAGACTGGAGGTGgcagagacggagctgaagctggTGATGGAGGGCAGCGGAGGccagaaggaggtggaggagctaGCGGAGGAGAGCGGCGGAGAGAGGGAGGGCGGG contains the following coding sequences:
- the LOC129089293 gene encoding zinc finger protein 345-like, with product MEARFGSEVASVVEVAVQATVSVFRDVWAKEAPNTAWEEATFGEIQAIEKCLVVQIHKVFTEFSSELFEENEALRAKVEQLEDVLQRKAGQLEQELEARVGQLGKEMEQLEKELRSISDGGGVTEEAETHVEMRDCSLIGAPVLSVSTSPAAKESTSNPVTAESTEAVPSPTAGSVTVLGPATASAVFVDDGFGPSPTVPPESTPQGAPSPDSSNASGVDSAQEKKSVEEAPSGRPRRTRRPTFKIEEVSTDLIPEEKQTGGVQGRRPNRKESQTATRFSCEHCNVSFHWKGDLKKHMKVHKEPFPCEKCGRSFLEKKSLENHLSRHTASKEPLPFPCTQCKRSFRKEQSLQNHLKRHERSKPPKPFACDQCGKTFRIERSLENHLLRHEKWKQQFKCQLCDKTCRTPVQLRCHMAVHSEERPFGCSTCGKEFKSKDTLRFHQIVHSNSKKYKCTMCEETFKYAHSLTVHKRKHTGVSPFTCTVCNRSYRTGTALKRHSVVHTGEKPFTCHICGARFSLNNNLKRHIRIHTGEKPFTCQECGKSFSDNTKLKSHMLIHGARKPFMCDLCGKTFLFNCRLLIHQKYVHADRNEEADGTQRFFQTRKRNKSLVKPFSCKICLRGFSAACSLKLHERGHSEHKEFNCGICGKSFHNKYSFGYHQRSHAGEKPFVCDVCGKRFFHAGSLKQHERIHTGEKPYKCDQCGKAFRTDGNFYRHLRIHTGEKQFECLYCHRKFHQSNQLKSHMQIHTGEKLYSCQQCSRGFSDSRQLKKHSCDGP
- the LOC129097648 gene encoding zinc finger protein 850-like — translated: MSENLVFYSETKCIIETVIKTAVDVGNSKEDILTTEPDMRRETDFDSILEMLAREATRKINAIFSQLSSTLHNENKSLKAKAVRLESELKVTTENFENARMWRENVLNGCPVLFEQTGMIFTLKPFGTLKRKADKVTEEVPETAPAAGMESGHDADVEEATKEGTFVAESSAANQRETAEDSSTTNTAESENTDSQKAPEASVRSKGKSFVCEVCNKSFNRRFHLTKHMNTHREQRPFACDQCPRKFRNGATLEHHLLRHEERKYAAFKCTLCGKTFKTKMYLKTHQLVHTDARSFVCPICGKAFKTKHALGAHQVVHTVEKPHKCSECGESFRYAFTLQCHKSVHTGEHPYKCSVCGKAFIRRRSLRTHQSVHRGKMFTCEMCGAGFTLQHNLKRHIRIHTGEKPFKCDVCGKSFVQNKLKAHMLLHGAAKSFMCDLCGKTFLYNCQLQRHQKVTHDERHGQVVRKQTRGNRRVIYRQDKTTLDMTPFSCGTCRKGFNTASSLRRHELIHTGRMQYSCDACGKSFFYKATYDYHRRIHSGERPFGCGVCGKRFIIRQALKSHELQHSGEKPHKCEHCGKAFRIYTNYLRHLRVHTGEKPYECEVCGVRFRQLGHVKFHMQVHTGERPYSCGGCGLGFSDSRLLKRHNFLQTINKQKRNIRVRTGGAVRMSGVEAQVSCVLEVMVETTMTEITKVIGGSASTHPEVSSCMKEAVIQLSVFMTSLAREAVEKICQLFLECSSLLQLEVTQGVVEIEDLRKRLEVAETELKLVMEGSGGQKEVEELAEESGGEREGGGAPTNGGGEGETVQSQRSGRKSRRVVACGDAGVKRSPIIHLWKGRIYEDCVQPVIIKEEGLEAFADQASSDSGQYRDDPGHDDDDDPDYQLEAEDPDDGETGITARPKRVAKPPKSHRGRAKRESHGQQPLSCKHCRKTFTKLLQLKAHQAVHGANAEKAFHCPQCGRGFSFQRSLNAHMLLHTGERPHTCDVCGKGFTLKQLLRNHQRLHAEVRPFRCEQCGKSFYRAHGLKMHQMVHTGERAYNCQYCNKSFTIQGNLQRHLRIHTGEKPFRCDTCGKSFNQADTLKGHQRIHTGERPFSCETCGKCFIQKSALKMHQKMHSGERKPLACVARAAPRWPASTRRKHLLTHAAAIPCTCVLCGRRLGSITDLRSHQQHHTVDRPHSCGLCGKSFKSSSYLKIHLKTHSGEKPFSCDICGRMFTQHSSLKSHQVVHTGEKPFSCDTCGKCFSNTGNLNRHQRIHTGEKPFSCETCGRSFNQGNSLKAHQQIHTGEKQFMCDKCGKSFSYLRNLKDHKCFYV